From Tachypleus tridentatus isolate NWPU-2018 chromosome 8, ASM421037v1, whole genome shotgun sequence, a single genomic window includes:
- the LOC143224026 gene encoding solute carrier family 35 member F3-like, translated as MARQADDPEDIENESQNDEAKQHCVKEQTQLISIGMFLMVVLASCWVSVAHLLNSTYINNVYVRVLVPNSSSPAGNEKDSSAIAHTSTMTSSSYDAPLFTTWFCAIWNAFFFPIYMGARLCSRTPPTACSKVLKECVEGFREKGFTVVQFLGRCGLFCLLWVISNYMFIHSLRILDTTVVVALYSSTVSFVYLLSWVVLHEQFIGIRIVAVILCNTGISLLAYMDGTSRTITLGGVILASASAVGSAVYKVFFKKFIGEVTFGQLSLFFTLIGLLDAFLIWPLFVGLYFTHVETIFWNQLPWPLLGGAASLSLVIDIRVYGVVFRGMKLVGVILIDIGFLLVLSPSNWPEYLNKILLARKRTYRKEPEKQLEVEQSKGQRSRLRTLSGHVK; from the exons ATGGCACGACAAGCAG ACGATCCCGAAGACATTGAAAACGAGTCCCAAAATGACGAAGCCAAACAACATTGTGTAAAGGAACAAACACAGCTAATCAGTATTGGAATGTTCCTGATGGTCGTATTGGCCTCTTGTTGGGTGAGCGTCGCTCATTTGCTCAATTCCACCTATATAAATAACGTCTACGTCAGAGTGTTGGTGCCTAATTCATCAAGTCCAGCTGGTAACGAAAAGGACAGTTCTGCTATTGCACATACATCTACGATGACGTCATCCTCCTACGATGCGCCCTTATTTACTACCTGGTTTTGTGCAATTTGGAATGCTTTCTTCTTCCCGATTTATATGGGAGCGAGGCTTTGCTCACGTACGCCACCAACTGCTTGCAGCAAAGTGCTAAA agagTGTGTCGAAGGGTTTCGAGAGAAAGGTTTCACCGTTGTCCAGTTCCTTGGCCGCTGCGGACTCTTCTGTCTGCTGTGGGTCATCTCAAACTACATGTTTATCCATTCATTAAGAATCCTTGACACAACTGTCGTAGTTGCTTTGTATTCTTCAACCGTCTCTTTTGTGTATTTGCTATCTTGGGTTGTGCTTCATGAACAATTTATTGGAATTAGG atAGTGGCTGTGATCTTGTGCAATACAGGTATTTCACTCTTGGCTTACATGGATGGAACTTCCAGAACTATAACACTAGGGGGCGTTATTCTAGCATCAGCATCAGCTGTTGGCTCTGCAGTATATAAG gtATTTTTCAAGAAGTTCATAGGCGAGGTGACCTTTGGTCAGCTTTCTCTGTTTTTCACTCTTATTGGTTTATTAGACGCTTTTCTGATATGGCCTCTTTTTGTCGGCTTATATTTCACTCATGTTGAAACCATATTTTGGAATCAACTTCCATGGCCTTTACTAGGTGGCGCTGCATCCCTATCATTGG ttattgatATCCGGGTGTATGGAGTGGTATTCAGAGGTATGAAACTGGTAGGAGTTATCCTCATTGATATCGGCTTCCTGCTGGTACTGTCACCCAGCAACTGGCCCGAATACCTCAATAAGATATTATTGGCACGAAAAAGAACCTACAGGAAAGAACCCGAAAAACAGCTAGAGGTGGAGCAGTCTAAAGGTCAAAGGTCACGCCTGAGGACTCTCAGTGGACacgtgaaataa